The following coding sequences are from one Veillonella rodentium window:
- the tgt gene encoding tRNA guanosine(34) transglycosylase Tgt has product MASITFELQKTCPHTGARAGLLHTPHGTFQTPMFMPVGTQATVKTMTPEELKDMGSQVILSNTYHLFLRPGAELIEEAGGLHTFMNWDQAILTDSGGFQVFSLGDMRKITEEGVTFRSHIDGSKQFLSPEVATKVQEQLGSDIAMAFDECIPYPADHDYAKRSTARTTRWAHRCQEARHAHDRQGMFGIVQGGMYKALRKQSAEELVAMDFEGYSIGGLSVGEPHDLMNEILEYTTPLLPTDKARYLMGVGTADCLVEGVARGVDMFDCVYPTRVARNGMAMTWKGRLNIRNAVYSRDWGPLEEGCQCYTCQNYSRAYIRHLYKAEEILALRLVTYHNLYFLLEFMRQMRQAILEDRFPQFRMQFWDSFKK; this is encoded by the coding sequence ATGGCCAGTATAACCTTTGAATTACAAAAGACCTGTCCTCATACAGGGGCGCGTGCAGGTCTATTACACACACCTCATGGTACGTTTCAGACGCCTATGTTTATGCCTGTAGGCACACAAGCTACGGTAAAAACGATGACGCCGGAGGAATTGAAAGACATGGGCTCTCAAGTCATCTTGAGTAATACGTATCATTTATTTTTGCGTCCTGGCGCTGAATTGATTGAAGAAGCCGGCGGCCTTCATACATTTATGAATTGGGATCAGGCGATTCTTACAGATAGCGGCGGATTCCAGGTGTTCAGCTTGGGGGACATGCGTAAAATCACGGAGGAAGGTGTTACTTTCAGATCGCATATTGACGGATCGAAACAATTTTTATCACCCGAGGTCGCTACAAAGGTACAGGAACAGTTGGGATCCGATATTGCGATGGCCTTTGATGAATGCATTCCGTATCCGGCAGATCATGATTATGCTAAACGCTCTACGGCACGTACCACTCGATGGGCTCATCGATGTCAGGAGGCGCGTCATGCACATGACCGTCAAGGCATGTTCGGTATCGTCCAGGGCGGTATGTACAAGGCTTTGCGTAAACAAAGCGCTGAAGAATTGGTTGCGATGGATTTTGAAGGATATAGTATCGGCGGTTTATCGGTAGGTGAACCGCATGATTTGATGAATGAAATCCTCGAATATACTACACCGTTATTACCGACCGATAAAGCCCGTTATCTGATGGGGGTCGGTACGGCGGACTGCCTAGTGGAAGGCGTGGCACGCGGTGTCGATATGTTTGACTGTGTATATCCGACGCGGGTAGCTCGCAACGGGATGGCCATGACCTGGAAGGGGCGTCTCAATATTCGAAATGCCGTTTATAGCAGGGATTGGGGTCCGTTGGAGGAAGGTTGTCAATGCTATACCTGTCAAAATTATTCTCGCGCTTATATTCGTCATTTGTATAAGGCGGAGGAAATTCTAGCGTTGAGACTCGTAACATATCATAATCTTTATTTTTTACTTGAGTTTATGCGTCAAATGCGTCAAGCTATCCTAGAGGATCGATTCCCTCAATTCAGAATGCAGTTCTGGGATAGTTTTAAAAAATAG
- the yajC gene encoding preprotein translocase subunit YajC: protein MGDIQQILQTSWPILLMVVIFYFLLWRPQKKQQKERANLLGSLKKGQKIVTIGGIYGEIIELDDEKVKVQVAEKVELTFARTAIANVLSKKNKDEK from the coding sequence ATGGGAGATATCCAACAAATATTACAAACCAGCTGGCCGATTTTGTTAATGGTAGTGATTTTTTATTTCTTATTGTGGCGTCCACAAAAGAAACAACAAAAAGAACGCGCCAACCTTTTGGGCAGTTTGAAAAAAGGTCAGAAAATCGTTACTATCGGTGGTATTTATGGAGAAATCATTGAGCTTGACGATGAAAAGGTGAAGGTACAGGTTGCTGAAAAGGTTGAATTGACTTTTGCGCGCACCGCTATTGCAAATGTGCTTTCCAAGAAAAATAAGGACGAAAAATAA
- a CDS encoding 5-formyltetrahydrofolate cyclo-ligase, giving the protein MNTKEAVRRACKSVRAALSIEDCERWTKSLTEQITLNPRYQSAKTVMAYLAMPKEANLDGVIRHALICGKSVYVPVCVDKTTMIAVRLQSLDAVTRGVLGIRIPPEPYDIIQPDDLDLILVPGAGFDRYGGRMGMGNGYYDRFLAGLSPSFYIGVCWSAQLSDTPIPMDEHDCRVEQIITEQGIVHCVQ; this is encoded by the coding sequence ATGAATACGAAGGAAGCAGTGCGCCGGGCGTGTAAATCCGTGCGCGCTGCTTTATCGATTGAAGATTGTGAACGATGGACAAAATCGTTAACAGAACAAATTACTTTGAATCCTCGGTATCAGTCGGCAAAGACCGTTATGGCTTATTTAGCGATGCCTAAAGAGGCTAATTTAGACGGTGTAATCAGACATGCCTTAATATGCGGTAAATCTGTATACGTTCCTGTATGTGTCGATAAGACGACGATGATTGCAGTTCGTCTGCAGTCTTTGGATGCTGTTACTCGTGGTGTTCTAGGTATACGTATTCCTCCTGAACCATATGATATCATCCAGCCGGATGATCTGGATTTGATTCTTGTGCCCGGTGCGGGATTTGACCGTTATGGCGGGCGCATGGGAATGGGAAACGGTTATTATGATCGATTTCTCGCGGGGCTTTCACCATCATTCTATATAGGCGTGTGTTGGAGTGCTCAATTGAGCGATACACCGATTCCGATGGATGAGCACGATTGTCGGGTGGAACAGATTATTACAGAGCAAGGCATAGTGCATTGCGTGCAGTAG
- the secD gene encoding protein translocase subunit SecD has translation MKGKAIVKFLFAVAVIIGLFAYFIQPLAGSLKQGLDLQGGTHIVLEAEDSATGVADNDAVERAKQILERRINEMGLSEPLVQREGARRIIIELPGVKDPDEAIKRIGKTAVLEFKNDQGQTVMTGDDLKDAKEELGQNKQPLVAIELSDEGAKKFADLTSKNIGRRIAITLDGKELTNPVVQQAITGGKATISGSQTLEEAKDLAILLRSGALPVKINVLEVRTVGPSLGQDSKDKSVVAFSAGIAMIMIFLIILYRLSGVVANLALLVYVLLLLLVLGKGFAATMTLPGIAGIILSMGVAVDANILIFERFKEEVFSGKSMRVAMEAGFSRALATITDANVSVIITAAILTILGSGPVRGFAISLGVGVVVSMFTAITVSHFLLRLLIDCNFTNHPFWFGANISPATSADAFAPKTLKGGKRK, from the coding sequence TTGAAAGGCAAAGCTATAGTAAAGTTTTTATTTGCCGTTGCTGTCATCATTGGGTTATTTGCGTACTTTATTCAACCTTTAGCGGGATCCTTGAAACAAGGTCTTGATTTACAAGGCGGTACGCATATCGTACTGGAAGCGGAAGATTCCGCAACCGGTGTGGCTGATAATGATGCGGTTGAACGGGCAAAACAGATCTTGGAGCGTCGTATTAATGAAATGGGGCTATCCGAACCGTTGGTACAACGTGAAGGGGCTCGTCGTATTATCATCGAATTGCCGGGGGTAAAAGATCCTGACGAAGCAATTAAACGTATCGGTAAGACAGCGGTGTTGGAATTTAAAAATGATCAGGGCCAAACCGTAATGACCGGTGATGATTTGAAAGATGCGAAGGAAGAGCTGGGACAGAATAAACAACCGCTTGTTGCCATTGAATTGAGCGATGAAGGGGCTAAGAAATTTGCCGATTTGACATCTAAAAATATCGGTCGTCGCATAGCGATTACATTGGATGGTAAAGAGTTGACGAATCCCGTAGTACAACAAGCTATTACAGGCGGTAAAGCGACTATTTCCGGCAGTCAAACGTTGGAAGAAGCCAAAGACTTAGCGATTCTTTTGCGTTCCGGTGCATTGCCTGTAAAAATCAATGTATTGGAAGTACGTACAGTGGGTCCGTCCCTGGGACAGGACTCGAAGGATAAATCCGTTGTAGCATTCAGTGCCGGGATCGCTATGATTATGATCTTCCTGATCATTTTGTATCGTTTGTCCGGTGTTGTAGCTAATCTTGCATTACTTGTGTATGTTCTGCTTCTATTACTCGTATTGGGCAAGGGCTTTGCTGCAACCATGACATTGCCGGGTATTGCCGGTATTATCCTGTCTATGGGGGTCGCGGTAGATGCGAATATCCTCATATTTGAGCGATTTAAAGAAGAGGTATTTTCCGGTAAATCCATGCGTGTTGCTATGGAAGCCGGTTTTAGCCGTGCATTGGCAACCATTACCGATGCGAACGTATCCGTTATTATTACGGCGGCTATTTTGACGATTCTCGGATCAGGACCTGTTAGAGGTTTTGCTATCAGCTTGGGTGTCGGTGTTGTGGTAAGTATGTTCACAGCGATTACTGTGAGCCATTTCTTATTGCGCTTATTGATTGATTGTAATTTCACGAACCATCCATTCTGGTTTGGTGCGAATATTTCCCCTGCCACAAGCGCAGATGCTTTTGCACCAAAAACTTTGAAAGGAGGTAAGCGCAAATGA
- the secF gene encoding protein translocase subunit SecF, with translation MTLDVIRHHRWWFAISSILVIISLVSIFTKGFNFGIDYTGGTIVEVVFDKPVEVSQVRDVLKAYNLESAQIQLSGDTTGDTSGEDVMIRTRNLEPSESAAVVESLTKSLGTNTVKRIETVGAVIGSEVTEHAILNLVIAFAALALYISYRFEYKIAVSALAAILHDLIMVLGVFSYFQLEIDASFLAAILTVVGYSMNESVVIFDRIRENTHTHKRTDTFADLANASITQSIHRSFYTLATVMFACVSLFVFGGDTTKNFALCMIIGFASGAYSSICVATSLWVLWKSRNKNDMRNQQ, from the coding sequence ATGACATTAGATGTAATCAGACACCATCGCTGGTGGTTTGCCATTTCCTCTATTCTAGTTATTATCAGCCTTGTGTCGATTTTTACAAAGGGATTTAACTTTGGTATCGATTATACAGGCGGTACCATTGTCGAGGTGGTATTTGACAAGCCCGTAGAGGTTAGTCAGGTTCGTGATGTTTTGAAAGCATATAATCTTGAAAGCGCACAAATTCAGCTTTCCGGAGATACGACAGGTGATACGTCCGGTGAGGATGTAATGATTCGTACCCGTAACTTGGAGCCGAGTGAAAGCGCAGCCGTTGTAGAATCCTTAACAAAATCTCTTGGAACTAATACGGTTAAGCGTATAGAAACAGTAGGTGCCGTTATCGGTTCCGAGGTGACGGAACATGCGATTCTAAATCTTGTCATCGCTTTTGCCGCACTTGCACTGTATATTTCATATCGCTTTGAATATAAGATCGCTGTTTCCGCATTAGCGGCTATTCTTCATGATTTGATTATGGTTTTAGGCGTATTCTCGTATTTTCAGTTGGAAATCGATGCGTCTTTCTTGGCGGCGATTTTAACAGTCGTAGGTTATTCGATGAACGAATCCGTTGTTATTTTTGACCGCATTCGTGAAAATACTCATACTCATAAGCGTACGGATACATTTGCGGACTTGGCAAATGCATCTATTACGCAAAGTATTCATCGCAGTTTTTATACATTGGCAACGGTTATGTTCGCATGTGTATCCCTTTTTGTATTTGGCGGCGATACGACGAAAAACTTTGCATTATGTATGATTATCGGCTTTGCCAGCGGTGCATATTCCTCTATCTGCGTAGCTACTTCCTTGTGGGTCTTATGGAAAAGCCGTAATAAGAACGATATGC